One Chitinophagales bacterium genomic window, TCGCACTGCCGGTTTCCGCCGTTTGGCGGTTCACCGTCACAGCGCTGAAATCGGATGTGTTGTTTGCTATTGCATTCCTGGTTGATGAACCGGAACAACCGGACAGTAAGAGATAAACAAGCAGGCAACAGATTACGAGTGGAGGACTACTTTCTGTATTAAATTTTCTGTTCATACTATGCATGAATTTTAAATTTAAGCTGCCGCTGAATTGTTGCTATCTATGCCTGTAAGTGAGCATGGCTATTCAGCCCAAAAGTACCACTGGCTTAGTACGAATACGCGGATAACCTGTTTATCCAAAAATAAAGATAAAGCGGTAAATGGAAGCTGTCTCAAATAGGCAATCAATGCAGTCATGCTGAATATAGTTCGGCATATTTCAATGAATAGATGAGATCCTGATCCGGATCAATCGGTACAGGATGACTCCGGGTATTTTGAGGTGTCTTCTAAAATGGCATAGGGATAGAGCGCGTGTTGTTCATCTGTGGCAGGGTAATGCCGGGAACCGTTTCTCATCACATTACAGGAAAAGCCAGGTGGCTATCACACTATGCAACGGTCACTATCGGCAATCACTTGTTTTTCACACAGCGAACGGAATTACCGCTGTATTTAAAATTCACATCGGGCTGGAAAGCGTTGTTTTCTTTCAGGAAATAAATCATCGCAAATTCATCACCGTCCTGCGTGGCGGTCCACCAGCTTGCTTCCTGCCCGACATTATAACTGATATATTCTGCGCTGTTTCCGCCCGGCAAAGCGGAAAAGCCGAATTCATTTGTGCCGTTCATATGGTTAAGCCATCCTTCTTCACTTTTAAGTTTAGAAAACGGCACCTTATTTTGCATGAAGAAGGTTAGAAGTTCAGCCCATTCAGCATCACTCGGTATGTGCCAGCCTTCCGGTGCCAGGCCCCTCGGGTCATTCACGGCGTACCAGTTATATAATTTACCATAGGTCATTCCATAATCATTAACGCTGTTGGTACCATACCACCATGCTGGTTCATGGTTCATCTTGGCGGTTTCCCATTCTTCTTTGGTTTTCACCTGCCGTATCGGATCACCATTACGGAATTTGTCGACATGCAGGTTTTCAGCCATCCAGGCTTGTTTTCCGATGGTGACTGATTGTAATGCGGACTCAACCTGATTTTTACCTGGTTTATCGGATGCAGTCTCCTGTGGAATTGCATTCAGTTCATTGATCCATCCTTGTCTTCTTGTTTTCCAGTTTTCATCCACAGCCGACCATTTAATGTTGGATTCAAACTCCAGGAGCAGTTTAACAACCTGCCCGGCTGCATGTGCATTGTTACACTCATTTACCCATGCATTGCGGCGTGCCGCCCAGTCAGCTTCAACAGCCTCCCATTTCACATTCGATTCAAACTGCAGTAGTAGCTGAGCAGTTTTTTCAGGTGTGTTTTCAATTTTACAATTGCTCACCCATTGGCTCCTGGCGCTGTTCCACTTTGTATCAACGGCTTCCCATTTGGTATGGCTTTCCAGTTCGAGCAAATACAAGGAAACGGATTGAGCTCCGGCAGAAAACGCTGCGGCAAGCAGAAAAAGCAGGACTAGTAAAACGGGTTTCATTTTATTGGAGAAATGGTTTGTTTTCATGCGTATCATCCGATTACCATTTTGAATCTGGCTGCTCAGATATTGAGAACAATTGTTGCCGGAATGCCATCCGGCGATTCCCATATTTGCACAGCATAATAATAATAAATTTGGCTTAAAAAAAAGCCAGATAGGGAATACGATTATCGTCGTGATGGCATTACACAGCGGCTAATGTTATCGGCTGCTTTGCTGCTCACGTCAATCATACCCGTTCAATTGATGTTGTCTGTGCGCAATGAAAAGCAGAACTGTCATTACAACAACTGAAATAACTGAAGATGCTAAAGTGCCGAGATGCAGGCCGCCTTTGTCAATTGGTTTTGTGAGGAAGTCGCCAAAGGTTGCACCGAATGGTCGGGTGAAAACAAAGGCAATCCAAAACAAAAGAATGTGATTGATTTTTGTAAGATAATGTAGAAGCACAACAATAAGAATTACGCCACCTGTTACAAAAGCGCCTTGTAAATAGCTCATACCAAAATAGTCCCCGAGAAAGTCTCCGAATGCAGTTCCCAAACTGTTAGAAAAAAGAATTGCAGTCCAGTAAAAAATTTCTTTTTGCTTGTCTGCAATCGGAAACACTTGAAGATTTTTGTATTTGCGAAACCATAAAAACAAAGTGAGCAACAAGCAACTCAGAAGCAAAGCACTTCCAATTGTGTATCCAAGGTGCAATGTTCTGTCAATGTAGTCAGAGATTTCTGTTCCTGATGTTGTCGTGCCGATAATGACTAACCAATAAATGACAGGCACATATTTTTTGACAGAAAGTTACGTGAGCAACACAACAAGGAAAAAGCAAAGGGTGACATTATTTCATTGAGTGAAGTGCAATTTTGTTTCCTTCTGTGTCGGCTATGTGAGCCATAAAGCCGTTGCCACCGATTGAGGTTTTTGGCAAAAGAATTTTGCCTCCAGCTGCCTCAACTTTAGAGAGCGGAACACTTAGATCATCTCCGCCATTAAGGTAGATTAAAGCACCAGTCATTGAGGGTTCAAAACCTTCGCCTTCTACAATTCCACCTGTTACCCCGTTTTGCATGTCGCCGGGCAAGATGCCATACTTGTAAGCAGGGTGGGGCATTTCCTGAATGTCTTCACCTAATAGCGTTGCGTAAAATGCTTTTGCTCTGTTGAAATTTTTCACTGGAATTTCAAACCAATTGATTGAATTTGTCATGTTACTTGATTTTGATGGTTATTGATGAAATTATTTTTTCTTCTTTTTTGATGACTTGGCTTTGCTGTTGAACTCCAAACTAAGGTTTATCCAGTAGTCAAATTTTTTTTTGGTTTTCATGATTGAGTCATCCACCATTACATAACCTTTCATTGGTCTGCCTGTGAAATCCATGATGCGACAACCTGTTTTTTCTATAACAGTGTCTTGCATTTCAGGTGCAATGCGACACATCATATCATCTTTGATGATGCCGATGCACATTTTGTCGTTTACCATAAATGTCAAGCCGCCCATCATTTCCTTTTCTACAATGTTTGGAATATCTGCAAGTTGATCCCGAATTCGATTTGCTAATGCTTCGTTGTAAGCCATGTGTAAAGGTTAATGAGTTTCAGCATAAGATTTAAGACCTGCAAGGAATATTTTTATTCCAGTGTCCGACTGTTTGCGTATCATCAAACTGTCAAGCAACTTGCCCAGCAAACCAAACTTAACGGTGTATTCCATTACCTGTTTAACTTTTGTTTGGTTGCCGATTTTCTCAAAGCTGTAGCTGTGTTGCAAACCTTTGATTGGAAAGGAACAATCTGTGAGTTGATAGGTCAATGCCTCGTTAGCTTTGAACACCGTTACTGTTTCTTCAAACCAGTTTTTGCCGTCAACCATCAGCACTTTTCTTTTTGCTCCGATGCCTGTCTTTTTGTTTGAAAGCAAAGTTGCTTTCTTAACCGCCGGGTCATACCTGTCTAAGAGTTCAAGGTCAGTAAGCATTGTCCAAACCCTGTCAATGCTTGCGTTTACCATGATTTCGTTGTGGATAGTTGCCATACTTATTTTTTTTCTGCAATTGTTTTAATGTTAGAAAGAATTTGTCCTTGGATTTCACCCATCTTTTTTTTCATCATCAAAACATTTATGATTTTAGCCATCAGGTTTGCAGGTTCGTAATAAGATTCATTTACGATTTTAGTTTTGTTATCACCAATCTTTTCAAGATAGAAACAAAATTTTGGGTCTTTCAGCATCTTCCCCATTCCCATGCTGTCGTTTTCTATTGCCCAGACAGTTTTTTGTTCGTGAACAAGCTCAACCAGTTTTTCTGTCATAGTTCCTCTCTTGCCTCGGTTTTCCATTTCACAAGTTCGGGTTTCGCCTTGCTTGTCCATCCGTCCTGTAGCTGTAATAACGCCGGGATTTATTTTGTCTAAAAGTTTAATGTCGGTGATAATTGCCCAAACGGTGCTGATAGACGCATCGATTGTAGTTTCATTTCGTGCCTGTAGTTTGCTCATTTTATTACTGATTATATGTGTTGATGGAATGATTCTTGGCCGTAAATATAAAGCAAACCACTTGGAATATACAAGTGCTTTTGTACTTTTGTATTGTGAAAAAGAAAAAAATATCCTTTAGGTCTGATTGCCCGATTGGTAAAACGCTTGATATTCTGGGTGATAAATGGTCGTTGCTTATTGTGAGAGATTTAGTATTTAAAGGAAAAAATACTTACGGCGCTTTCCTCAATGGTGGCGAAGGAATTACAACCAGTGTCCTTGCCGATAAACTGGCATTGCTTGAAGGTGGTGGAATAATTTCAAAGGAAGTTCACCCGGACAGCAAAGCGAAAATTCTTTACAGACTCACTCAAAAGGGGATTGATTTAATTCCGGTTCTGGTTGAAGTAATTGCATGGAGTGAAAAGTATCATGAAGTTCATCCGCAAGCAACAGCGTTTGCTAAGCAGTTGAAAAGAGATAAGGAAAGTGTCATTAAAATGCTGCGGGAAAGTTTAAAGTAAAACATAAGTTTAAAGCATTGGCGAAAAAATTCTTTTGTTTATTTTGTTTGAACCTGACTTTTCGTGTGTGACTATAAAAGGAAAGTGTGTTTTATTAATAAGCGTGGTAGTGCTGTTTTTGCAAATTTGTTTTTTTATCGTAGACATTAGAAGCAATGACGGTTGGGGTTTAACGTATTTCCAAGACAGTTCATTCAAAACGGTAGCGTTCATGGTCTGCCGTATCGTATAAGAGCTTCATCCGGCGTTTTTGCGCTTGGCGAATAATGGAATTTCGGAGCAATAAGCTGTTTGCCGGCACTGAACTTGATACGAAGCACAAAGCTTCATTTAAGCACTGAACCACCAATTTTTTGCAGGTGCGGTTTTCTGCAGTTATCCTGGCCATCTGATGTCGTGTAGTTTAAAATCCGGAGGAAGATTTGGCAGAGAGATTTATGATTATCACTTTTTCAGTTCGTTTTTAAGTGCAACCAAATCAGAATAAGGTGCAGTTTCTTTATTCTCCCACTTCTTTTTTTTGTTGAGCCGATTATCAATAGCGGATAAAGTTGCTTTCTTATCTTTCGCAAAGATTTTCTGTATAAGTTGCCGGGTTGGAAAATCAGTCGGGTCGTAATACATCCAAACATTTATAAGAAGTGGTAAGTCTTTAACATCACTTTCCGTTTGAAGAAATTGCAAAGCATTTTTCATTGCGTCCTTGTTCGTTGGCGAGTCAGTGCTTTCGGATAGTTTTATGTAATTCTTAAAAATTCTGTCAACGATTTTGATTGGTGTTTCCTTTTTATCAGCGGTAACAGTTTTTGTTTTTACTTTCTTGCGAATGACCTCCAGGCCGTTCAAATAAATTTTCTCTGTTAGTTTGGCAGCAATCTCATCAACCAGCAGTGTGTCGCCAATGGTATGTATGTAACATGATTGGTTGGCATTCCAAATGTCAATGTCTAAAAGAGTGTCGGGCAAACAAAACGCTAACACAAATTTTAAGTAAACTGTTGGATGGGTGTCTTGGAATTTGTAACCGCAAAAGGAAATTGGTGTTCCGTTTTGTAAATAAAAAATGGTGTCTGGTTTATTGTAGGCTTTGATCTGCGATTCCGGACACACACAATTTTTACTGCTTGTCTGCCCAAATGCAGAAATAATAATAGTCAAAAAAAGTAAGGTAAAAAGGTTATTCATTGCTCGTCAGTTTGATGTCAGGAGGCTTCTCCAATGGATGCAGATAACGCCAGTCTGTGAAAAAACCAATTAACAATTATGTTAAAAATTACGTTGATAAAGACATCGAAATAGAATTCGCCCAGATCAAGTGATTAAGGATCTTTATTCCGCCGCTGCGTCTCCGCCTGCAAGCCTGTGCTGTGAGGTGGCGGGACAAAAGGCAATGCATAGCATAGAATCCATCCGTGTCCCGTTTTCTATCTATAAAACCATGCCTGCC contains:
- a CDS encoding helix-turn-helix transcriptional regulator, with the protein product MSFRSDCPIGKTLDILGDKWSLLIVRDLVFKGKNTYGAFLNGGEGITTSVLADKLALLEGGGIISKEVHPDSKAKILYRLTQKGIDLIPVLVEVIAWSEKYHEVHPQATAFAKQLKRDKESVIKMLRESLK
- a CDS encoding TfoX/Sxy family protein, coding for MAYNEALANRIRDQLADIPNIVEKEMMGGLTFMVNDKMCIGIIKDDMMCRIAPEMQDTVIEKTGCRIMDFTGRPMKGYVMVDDSIMKTKKKFDYWINLSLEFNSKAKSSKKKKK
- a CDS encoding fibrobacter succinogenes major paralogous domain-containing protein, with translation MKTNHFSNKMKPVLLVLLFLLAAAFSAGAQSVSLYLLELESHTKWEAVDTKWNSARSQWVSNCKIENTPEKTAQLLLQFESNVKWEAVEADWAARRNAWVNECNNAHAAGQVVKLLLEFESNIKWSAVDENWKTRRQGWINELNAIPQETASDKPGKNQVESALQSVTIGKQAWMAENLHVDKFRNGDPIRQVKTKEEWETAKMNHEPAWWYGTNSVNDYGMTYGKLYNWYAVNDPRGLAPEGWHIPSDAEWAELLTFFMQNKVPFSKLKSEEGWLNHMNGTNEFGFSALPGGNSAEYISYNVGQEASWWTATQDGDEFAMIYFLKENNAFQPDVNFKYSGNSVRCVKNK
- a CDS encoding VOC family protein: MTNSINWFEIPVKNFNRAKAFYATLLGEDIQEMPHPAYKYGILPGDMQNGVTGGIVEGEGFEPSMTGALIYLNGGDDLSVPLSKVEAAGGKILLPKTSIGGNGFMAHIADTEGNKIALHSMK
- a CDS encoding SRPBCC family protein; the encoded protein is MATIHNEIMVNASIDRVWTMLTDLELLDRYDPAVKKATLLSNKKTGIGAKRKVLMVDGKNWFEETVTVFKANEALTYQLTDCSFPIKGLQHSYSFEKIGNQTKVKQVMEYTVKFGLLGKLLDSLMIRKQSDTGIKIFLAGLKSYAETH
- a CDS encoding SRPBCC family protein → MSKLQARNETTIDASISTVWAIITDIKLLDKINPGVITATGRMDKQGETRTCEMENRGKRGTMTEKLVELVHEQKTVWAIENDSMGMGKMLKDPKFCFYLEKIGDNKTKIVNESYYEPANLMAKIINVLMMKKKMGEIQGQILSNIKTIAEKK